The Bradyrhizobium ottawaense genome window below encodes:
- a CDS encoding undecaprenyl-phosphate glucose phosphotransferase → MAVATYGSENAHALSSTRGGALQRPFQIVVMAADFLLILLSYAAGASLYGAAVASPTDGASVGAGLFVGVVFVAVAYFRDVYATHRLLNIVWQLRKAVLIWLTSLTILAVAAFLLKSTDNLSRGTVIVFAVIGGLGLVSLRFVWQAVFGTSFARSRLVDRKVILLSLKPLDFTSSRFKDLRRNGFDVTRHFVLGDDRDDGHWERQIRDVIRQSRSADVDEYLLAIDWNELPMLRKLGPYLRAVPQPIRLLPDDPVADLVARPFLPVSGTVAVEIQRPPLTILERLQKRCLDVGVALFALVILTPLLLTVAVLIKLDSPGAVIFRQSRRGFNGRPFEIWKFRSMTVCENGETIAQATKRDARVTKIGRFLRMTSIDELPQLWNVLRGDMSLVGPRPHALAHDNYYDEIISKYVYRHHMKPGLTGWAQVNGFRGETPTIDLMEKRVEYDVWYVSNWSIWLDLKIMARTASAVMFQEAY, encoded by the coding sequence ATGGCTGTTGCAACTTATGGTTCTGAAAACGCTCACGCGCTGTCGTCGACGCGGGGTGGCGCTCTTCAGAGGCCATTTCAGATCGTCGTCATGGCGGCTGACTTTCTGCTGATCTTGTTGAGCTATGCCGCCGGGGCTTCGCTGTACGGCGCCGCCGTCGCTTCGCCCACCGACGGCGCTTCGGTGGGAGCGGGGTTGTTTGTCGGCGTGGTGTTCGTCGCAGTCGCCTATTTCCGGGACGTCTATGCCACGCACCGGCTGCTCAACATCGTCTGGCAGCTTCGAAAGGCGGTGTTAATCTGGCTGACGTCGCTGACGATCCTTGCTGTTGCGGCGTTCCTGCTGAAATCGACCGACAATCTGTCCCGCGGCACCGTCATCGTGTTCGCCGTGATCGGCGGACTTGGTTTGGTCAGCCTGCGCTTCGTCTGGCAGGCGGTGTTCGGCACGAGCTTTGCGCGAAGCCGGTTGGTCGATCGCAAGGTGATCCTGCTCAGCCTCAAGCCGCTCGACTTCACCTCCAGCCGCTTCAAGGACCTGCGGCGGAATGGCTTCGACGTCACGCGCCATTTCGTGCTCGGCGACGACCGGGATGATGGCCATTGGGAGCGGCAGATTCGCGACGTGATCCGTCAGTCGCGCTCGGCCGACGTCGATGAATACCTGCTTGCGATCGACTGGAACGAATTGCCGATGCTCCGTAAGCTCGGGCCATATCTGCGCGCCGTCCCCCAGCCGATACGCCTGCTGCCGGACGATCCGGTCGCCGATCTGGTGGCTCGTCCCTTCCTGCCGGTCAGTGGAACCGTAGCGGTCGAAATCCAGCGGCCGCCTCTCACCATTCTCGAACGGCTGCAAAAGCGCTGTCTCGACGTCGGCGTGGCCCTGTTCGCGCTCGTAATCTTGACGCCGCTGCTGCTCACCGTTGCCGTGCTGATCAAGCTGGATTCCCCGGGAGCCGTCATATTCCGCCAGTCGCGCCGCGGCTTCAATGGCAGGCCGTTCGAGATCTGGAAGTTCCGGAGCATGACCGTCTGCGAGAACGGCGAAACGATTGCCCAGGCGACCAAGCGGGATGCTCGGGTCACCAAGATCGGGCGCTTCCTTCGTATGACGAGCATCGACGAACTGCCGCAGCTCTGGAACGTGCTGCGCGGGGACATGTCGCTGGTTGGACCGCGTCCGCACGCGCTGGCCCATGACAATTACTATGACGAGATCATCAGCAAGTACGTCTACCGCCATCACATGAAGCCGGGCCTGACCGGCTGGGCCCAGGTGAACGGCTTCAGGGGGGAAACGCCGACGATCGATCTGATGGAGAAGCGGGTCGAATATGACGTCTGGTACGTCAGCAACTGGAGTATCTGGCTCGACCTGAAGATTATGGCCCGGACGGCGTCCGCAGTGATGTTCCAGGAAGCTTACTAG
- a CDS encoding metallophosphoesterase family protein codes for MISLARPRPPIPKPQLPEGVRIYAISDIHGCAHLLQPMLRVIDADVACSRPRYAVEVFMGDYIDRGPDTRSTLDVLIERSRRGNAVFLKGNHEAFLVRVFEDPSLFEDWIAVGGTQTLMSYGLAPPDLKRDEPASIMRDLIRAMPTEHLEFLDNLRLSFSCGDFFFVHAGVRPGVPLAEQTERDLLWIREEFLRSEEQFGKYIVHGHTPVRSAEFMANRVNIDTGAYATGNLTLMSIQGSRMLAV; via the coding sequence ATGATATCTCTCGCCCGACCACGCCCGCCTATTCCCAAACCGCAATTGCCGGAGGGAGTCCGCATCTATGCGATCTCGGACATTCACGGCTGTGCACATTTGCTCCAGCCGATGTTGCGGGTGATCGACGCCGACGTCGCCTGCAGCCGGCCGCGCTACGCGGTCGAGGTCTTCATGGGCGATTACATCGATCGCGGCCCGGATACGCGCTCCACCCTCGACGTCCTGATCGAACGGAGCCGCCGGGGCAACGCAGTCTTCCTCAAAGGGAATCACGAGGCATTTCTGGTGAGGGTGTTCGAAGATCCCTCATTATTCGAGGATTGGATTGCCGTCGGCGGGACCCAGACACTGATGTCCTACGGGCTTGCGCCGCCGGACCTGAAGCGCGACGAGCCGGCATCGATCATGCGCGATCTGATTCGGGCGATGCCCACCGAGCATCTGGAATTCCTCGACAATCTGCGGCTGAGCTTCAGTTGCGGGGACTTCTTCTTCGTTCACGCCGGCGTTCGCCCAGGCGTTCCGCTGGCCGAGCAGACGGAGCGCGATCTGCTCTGGATTCGCGAAGAGTTCCTGCGCAGCGAGGAGCAATTCGGCAAGTATATCGTGCATGGCCATACGCCGGTCCGTAGTGCCGAATTCATGGCGAACCGCGTCAACATCGACACCGGTGCCTATGCGACCGGTAACCTCACCCTGATGAGCATCCAGGGCAGCCGCATGCTCGCGGTATGA